Proteins from a single region of Pseudomonas sp. 10S4:
- the flgA gene encoding flagellar basal body P-ring formation chaperone FlgA, translating to MNDQTTFFRRLTSNYRKLLCVMSAACLLTPGSPAVADAVTLPDMLIGVTQGFLEFTVEDYLATSQTEGRYEIEVKQLDPRLRMPMCDKELTASLESPATPIGRVTVKVRCEGSSPWTVFVPAQVHLFREVVTTTRPLRRAGIIEPGDVVLRERDISLINQGYFTSVDQAIGQKLTRQTVGDQVITLVHLEQAEVVRKGDQVVITARSGTLSVRMPGEALSNGGLAEQIRVKNLNSMRVIKAQVTAPGQVEVSM from the coding sequence ATGAACGATCAAACGACATTTTTCCGACGCCTGACATCAAACTACCGCAAATTGCTTTGCGTGATGTCGGCTGCTTGCCTGTTGACCCCTGGCAGCCCTGCCGTTGCTGATGCGGTTACCTTGCCTGACATGCTTATCGGCGTCACTCAGGGCTTTCTTGAATTCACCGTAGAGGACTATCTGGCTACCAGTCAAACGGAAGGTCGCTACGAAATCGAGGTCAAGCAGCTCGATCCGCGACTGCGCATGCCCATGTGCGACAAGGAATTGACAGCCTCCCTGGAAAGCCCGGCCACCCCCATCGGGCGGGTTACAGTCAAGGTTCGTTGCGAGGGCAGCTCCCCCTGGACCGTGTTCGTACCCGCTCAAGTGCACCTGTTTCGAGAGGTCGTCACCACCACTCGCCCGCTCAGGCGCGCCGGCATCATCGAACCGGGCGATGTCGTTTTACGCGAGCGCGACATCAGCTTGATCAACCAGGGGTATTTCACCTCGGTTGACCAGGCCATCGGACAGAAACTTACCCGACAAACGGTAGGCGATCAGGTCATCACCCTGGTCCATCTCGAACAGGCGGAAGTCGTACGCAAGGGTGATCAGGTGGTGATTACCGCACGCAGTGGTACGCTCAGTGTGCGCATGCCGGGCGAAGCGCTCTCCAATGGCGGCCTGGCTGAACAGATAAGGGTAAAAAACCTCAATTCCATGCGAGTCATCAAGGCGCAAGTCACCGCGCCAGGCCAAGTGGAAGTGTCCATGTAG
- a CDS encoding chemotaxis protein CheV gives MAGVMDSVNQRTQLVGQNRLELLLFRLDGQQLYGINVFKVREVLQCPKLTLMPKSSPVVCGVANIRGATIPILDLAMATGAGALKDQSNPFVIITEYNTKTQGFLVRSVERIVNMNWEEIHPPPKGTGRDHYLTAVTRVDNQLVEIIDVEKVLAEVAPTPEAISVGVVDVETQHKALSLRVLTVDDSSVARKQVTRCLQTIGVEVVALNDGRQALEYLRKLVDEGKKPEEEFLMMISDIEMPEMDGYTLTAEIRNDPRMQKLHIILHTSLSGVFNQAMVKKVGADDFLAKFRPDDLASRVVDRIKAADIS, from the coding sequence ATGGCTGGTGTAATGGATTCGGTAAACCAGCGCACGCAACTGGTAGGGCAGAATCGCCTGGAGCTGTTGTTGTTCCGTCTCGACGGCCAGCAACTCTACGGGATCAACGTGTTCAAGGTTCGTGAGGTGCTGCAATGCCCCAAACTGACTCTGATGCCCAAGTCCAGTCCCGTCGTGTGCGGTGTGGCAAATATTCGTGGGGCGACCATCCCGATCCTCGATCTGGCGATGGCGACCGGTGCCGGTGCACTTAAAGATCAAAGCAATCCCTTCGTGATCATCACGGAGTACAACACCAAGACTCAGGGTTTCCTGGTCCGGTCGGTAGAGCGCATCGTCAACATGAACTGGGAGGAGATTCATCCGCCACCCAAGGGCACTGGACGCGATCATTACCTCACGGCTGTGACTCGGGTCGACAATCAGTTAGTCGAAATCATCGATGTCGAGAAAGTCCTGGCGGAGGTTGCGCCGACACCGGAAGCGATTTCGGTGGGGGTGGTCGATGTCGAAACCCAGCACAAGGCCTTGTCCTTGCGAGTGCTGACGGTCGATGACTCGTCGGTGGCGCGCAAGCAGGTGACCCGTTGCCTGCAAACGATCGGTGTCGAAGTGGTGGCGTTGAACGACGGTCGGCAAGCGCTGGAGTACCTGCGCAAGCTGGTCGACGAGGGCAAGAAGCCGGAAGAAGAGTTCCTGATGATGATCTCCGACATCGAGATGCCGGAGATGGACGGGTACACCCTGACGGCCGAGATCCGCAACGACCCTCGCATGCAAAAGCTTCATATCATCCTGCATACTTCGTTGTCGGGTGTGTTCAATCAGGCGATGGTCAAGAAAGTCGGTGCCGATGACTTCCTTGCCAAATTCCGTCCTGATGACCTGGCATCCCGGGTAGTCGACCGGATCAAAGCAGCAGACATCAGCTAG
- a CDS encoding flagella synthesis protein FlgN codes for MHDTNLLQLITDDFAPAQRLLALLQTESLALHGRDMPLLEEILAEKQALIILLEQHGRKRSEILASLNLPLTRAGLEQLASHSSIGGQLLEQSDVLTDLLAQCQAANVKNGQSILMQQAATANQLKILTGGEPPALYDARGSTAKMAGPRPLSQA; via the coding sequence ATGCACGACACTAATCTACTGCAACTGATCACCGACGACTTTGCTCCAGCTCAACGCTTGCTGGCGTTATTGCAAACCGAGTCCCTCGCCTTGCACGGTCGCGACATGCCACTGCTTGAAGAAATTCTGGCGGAAAAACAGGCATTGATCATTTTGCTCGAACAGCATGGCCGCAAGCGCAGCGAAATCCTCGCCAGCCTGAACCTGCCCCTCACTCGCGCCGGCCTTGAGCAACTCGCCAGCCATTCGAGCATTGGCGGTCAGTTGCTGGAACAAAGCGATGTGCTGACCGATCTTCTGGCTCAATGCCAGGCTGCCAACGTCAAGAATGGCCAGTCGATCCTGATGCAGCAGGCCGCTACGGCCAATCAGCTGAAAATCCTCACCGGTGGCGAACCTCCAGCGCTCTATGATGCACGCGGATCAACTGCCAAGATGGCCGGACCTCGTCCGCTCAGTCAGGCTTGA
- the flgC gene encoding flagellar basal body rod protein FlgC, with amino-acid sequence MSLASVFNIAGSGMSAQTTRLNTVASNIANAETVSSSIDQTYRARHPVFATMFQGGQNGGSDSLFQSQDAAGQGVQVLGVVEDQSNLEARYEPNHPAADAKGYVYYPNVNVVEEMADMISASRSFQTNAEMMNTAKTMMQKVLTLGQ; translated from the coding sequence ATGTCTCTTGCCAGTGTTTTCAACATTGCCGGTAGCGGCATGAGTGCCCAGACCACTCGCCTGAACACCGTTGCCTCGAACATCGCCAACGCCGAAACCGTCTCGTCGAGCATCGACCAGACCTATCGTGCCCGTCACCCGGTATTCGCCACCATGTTCCAGGGCGGCCAGAACGGCGGCAGCGATTCGCTGTTCCAGAGCCAGGACGCCGCCGGTCAAGGCGTGCAAGTGCTGGGCGTGGTCGAAGACCAGAGCAATCTTGAAGCGCGCTACGAGCCGAACCATCCGGCTGCCGACGCCAAAGGCTACGTCTACTACCCGAACGTCAACGTCGTCGAAGAAATGGCTGACATGATTTCCGCGAGCCGTTCGTTCCAGACCAACGCGGAAATGATGAACACCGCCAAAACCATGATGCAGAAGGTCCTGACCCTCGGTCAGTGA
- the cheR gene encoding protein-glutamate O-methyltransferase CheR: MSTGNLDFEQFRVFLEKACGILLGENKQYLVSSRLNKLMEQQGIKSLGELVQRIQTQPRSGLREMVVDAMTTNETLWFRDTYPFEVLKNKVLPEAIKAAPGQRLRIWSAACSSGQEPYSLSMSIDEFERVNMGQLKMGVQIVATDLSGTMLTNCKTGEYDSLAIGRGLSPERLQRYFDPKGPGRWAIKAPIKSRVEFRSFNLLDSYAALGKFDIVFCRNVLIYFSAEVKKDILLRIHSTLKPGGYLFLGASEALNGLPDHYQMVQCSPGIIYQAK, encoded by the coding sequence TTGTCTACGGGTAATTTGGATTTCGAACAGTTCCGGGTATTCCTGGAAAAAGCCTGTGGCATTTTGCTCGGTGAAAACAAGCAGTACCTGGTCTCGAGCCGTCTCAACAAACTGATGGAACAGCAGGGCATCAAGTCCCTGGGTGAACTGGTGCAGCGCATCCAGACCCAGCCGCGCAGTGGTTTGCGCGAAATGGTGGTGGATGCCATGACGACCAACGAAACCCTGTGGTTTCGTGACACCTATCCGTTTGAAGTCTTGAAGAACAAGGTGCTGCCCGAAGCAATCAAGGCTGCTCCCGGTCAACGTCTGCGCATCTGGTCGGCGGCTTGCTCGTCGGGTCAGGAACCGTATTCGCTGTCGATGTCCATCGACGAGTTCGAACGGGTCAACATGGGCCAGTTGAAGATGGGCGTGCAGATTGTTGCCACCGACTTGTCCGGCACCATGCTGACCAACTGCAAGACTGGCGAGTACGACAGCCTGGCGATCGGTCGCGGTCTGTCGCCCGAGCGTTTGCAGCGTTACTTCGACCCGAAAGGGCCGGGGCGTTGGGCAATCAAGGCGCCGATCAAGAGTCGGGTGGAGTTTCGCTCGTTCAACCTGCTCGATAGCTACGCAGCACTGGGCAAGTTCGACATCGTGTTCTGCCGCAACGTACTGATCTACTTCTCCGCCGAGGTGAAGAAAGACATCCTGTTGCGCATTCACAGCACGTTGAAGCCGGGTGGTTACTTGTTCCTGGGCGCTTCTGAAGCGCTGAACGGTTTGCCGGACCATTACCAAATGGTCCAGTGCAGTCCGGGGATCATTTACCAGGCGAAGTGA
- the flgB gene encoding flagellar basal body rod protein FlgB, with the protein MSISFDKALGIHEQALGFRAQRAEVLANNIANADTPNYKARDLDFSKVLAAQNEKTKNGTFALNMTNSRHIEAEGLGNGDESLLYRTPMQPSIDQNTVDAQLEQSNYAENAVGFQASFTLLNSKFKGLVSALRGE; encoded by the coding sequence ATGAGCATCAGCTTCGATAAAGCGCTCGGTATCCACGAACAAGCCCTGGGCTTCCGCGCTCAGCGTGCCGAAGTCCTGGCCAACAACATTGCCAACGCCGACACCCCGAACTACAAGGCTCGGGACCTGGATTTCTCCAAGGTGCTTGCCGCACAGAACGAGAAAACCAAGAACGGCACTTTCGCCTTGAACATGACGAACAGCCGTCATATCGAAGCCGAAGGCCTGGGCAATGGTGACGAGTCGCTGCTGTATCGCACGCCGATGCAACCGTCGATCGACCAGAACACCGTGGACGCCCAACTGGAACAATCCAACTACGCGGAAAACGCGGTGGGCTTCCAGGCCAGCTTCACCCTGCTCAACAGCAAATTCAAAGGGCTGGTTTCAGCCCTGCGTGGAGAGTAA
- a CDS encoding flagellar brake protein, producing the protein MFNALSAEDAPQPPKVLTTPLEISGNLRQLQDSHDPLIITFHERSQRFQSYLVDIDRDSNMIALDEMIPRDGERYLLAGEPFRVEGFHDGVRIAWESNGPLTIDESGGGRCYRGALPTEVVYHQRRNAFRAALKLAQLVNVELGGEKLKSPINGKLLDISATGCKLRFEGDITSSLQLGQVYDRFIAALPFGSMTAPVELRYLHFEERISTTFAGVRFHNMSGLVQRQVERFVYQLQREARRFDKDDM; encoded by the coding sequence GTGTTCAATGCCTTAAGTGCGGAAGATGCTCCGCAGCCACCCAAGGTGCTCACCACACCCCTGGAAATCTCCGGCAACCTGCGCCAGCTGCAAGACAGCCATGATCCGCTGATCATCACGTTCCACGAACGTAGCCAGCGCTTCCAGAGCTATCTGGTGGACATCGATCGTGACAGCAACATGATCGCCCTGGACGAGATGATCCCCCGTGACGGTGAACGCTACCTGTTGGCCGGTGAACCATTCCGGGTCGAAGGCTTCCACGACGGTGTGCGCATTGCCTGGGAAAGCAACGGTCCGTTGACCATCGACGAGTCCGGTGGTGGTCGTTGCTATCGGGGCGCGCTGCCGACCGAGGTGGTTTACCACCAGCGTCGCAATGCCTTTCGCGCCGCGTTGAAGCTGGCGCAACTGGTTAATGTCGAACTGGGCGGTGAAAAACTCAAGTCGCCAATCAACGGCAAGTTGCTGGATATCTCTGCCACTGGCTGCAAGCTGCGCTTCGAAGGCGATATCACTTCCAGCCTGCAACTGGGCCAAGTCTATGACCGCTTCATCGCCGCCCTGCCCTTTGGCAGCATGACGGCCCCGGTTGAACTGCGTTACTTACACTTCGAAGAAAGAATCTCCACCACGTTCGCCGGCGTACGCTTTCACAACATGAGCGGCCTGGTGCAACGGCAGGTCGAGCGCTTCGTCTATCAGCTTCAGCGCGAAGCCCGGCGCTTCGACAAAGACGACATGTAA
- the flgM gene encoding flagellar biosynthesis anti-sigma factor FlgM — MVIDFSRLNSSSPLTGSTRTSVAKETADAGKSAPLTTPAEQASTVTSGESVHLSNEAQQLQKVTDKLRDQPAVDNARVAELKAAIADGSYKVDSNRVASKLLNFEAQR; from the coding sequence ATGGTCATCGATTTCAGCCGTTTAAACAGCTCCTCGCCACTTACGGGCAGTACACGTACCAGCGTTGCCAAGGAAACCGCCGACGCCGGCAAATCCGCACCGCTGACTACCCCGGCCGAACAGGCCAGTACCGTCACAAGCGGGGAATCGGTACATCTCAGCAATGAGGCTCAACAGTTGCAAAAGGTCACTGACAAGCTGCGCGATCAGCCTGCCGTCGACAACGCCCGTGTGGCCGAGTTGAAAGCAGCGATTGCCGATGGCAGCTATAAAGTCGACAGCAACCGTGTAGCCAGCAAACTGCTCAACTTCGAAGCCCAGCGCTAG